In Vitreoscilla filiformis, the genomic stretch GGTTGATTTTGCGGGTTTTCGGTTCGATGACAGCCATCTCGACCGGCTTGCGCATGTCTCGCAACTCACCGCTGGCGCGGCGTAAAGCCCCGTCAGGAACTTCGGCTACCGAAAGGTCGGCAGGGGGAACGGTGAGAAAAGGTTCCAAAGCAGCGCGCGCAGGCATGTCTGTTCGCCAGTGAGAAATTCAAGGCGCACCATTCTCACGTGAGTGAAAGGAGATTTCAAGTTGGATGAACGAGCTTGTTTCCAGTTTGAACTTATACAGTTTGAAATCATTGATAACAGATTACTGCACTGTTTTGTTCTTTTAAATCAATGAGTTGCGTTCATTTACGTGAGTTTTTATGTGCCAATGCGTGAGTGGTGTTGTGCTTTGTGTGAGTGTTTTGGGGCATGAAGGGTGCATGTGCATGAGTGCTTTTGTGCTCATGCGTGAGTGCCTTGGTGCTGGGGCTGTGGCCCAGGATGTGAGTGCTTTTGTGCTTAATCTTCCAAAAGATGAAGACAGGTGACAACCTGGCCGGTGATTTCCAAAGAGTGAACTCGTATAGTCTTGCGGGTATTGGAGACTTCGGCGGCGATGAATTGCCGTGATCTCTTGAATTTGTCACCGCAAAGGAGAAACATCTTGGTCAAAGAGCTTGTGGCGCTTACAGAGGAAACGGTCATTCGGCCAGTGACCCTCGACGATTTGGAAGCGCTGGATGAACACGCCACCACGATGATGGAGCGCATCAAAGCGGCTGTGTTCAAGCCAACAGGGGGCAAAAATGCGCCTACTTTCAACGCTACCCAACTGGCCGCACTGTGCAACCGGACGCATGCTGCGATGCTGCGGTTGCTCGACAAAGCCCCAGAATGGGGGCTGGCCACTGGCGTGATCACCGATGGGCAAGGCCGTAAGCTCAGTGCCCACCGCTCGTTCACGCTGGAAGAGACCATCGACTGGGTTCGACATCTGGGAGGGTTGCGCTACGAGCGCCGTGACGATCAACCCGGTGCCGTGGTGACAGTGGGGTTTTTCAAAGGTGGCGTGGGAAAAACCGTGATCGCGACGTCGTTGGCCCAGGGACTGAGCCTCAAGGGTTACAAGGTGTTGGCCATCGACTTTGACCCGCAGGGCTCGATGACAGCCTTGCTGGGTGGCAACCCTGCCGCCGTGGAGCAAGAAGAAACCTTCACGCCTTTGGCGCTACCGCCGACTTCGCAGGGGCATCGGGATTCTCTGATCGAATCCATCCGCCCGACCTACTGGAGTGGCGTGGATGTGGTGGCTGGGTCTACGGGGCTGTTTGCGTGTGAGTTCTACCTGCCCTTGCGAGCCATGAATGCACAAGCCGAAGGCAAGCGGTTTAATTTTTTAGAAGTGTTGCAGCGCGCACTCGACCCGATCCGTGCGGAATACGACTACATCATCATCGACACGCCCCCCGCGCTCAGCTACACGACGATGAATGCTTATTGGGCTTCCGATGCCATTCTCATGCCCATCGTGCCGGAAGGGTTGAGTTTGCAGAGTTCGGTGCAGTTCTGGAACATGTTCACCGAACTGGCCAGCACTGCACGGCAACTGTCAGGGGATCCCAAAACCTATGCCTGGTTGGGGGTGGTACCCAGCCGCGTGGAAGCCCACAAGGCCCCGGTGCAAGAGATGCTCAAGTGGATCCGGATGTTTTATGGCGAGTACGTCATGACCAGCGAGATCCCGCTGACCGAGACCATCAAAACCGGCAGCACCGAATTTGCCACGGTCTACGACATCAAAAAATACGTGGGCAATGCCAAGACCTACGAGCGTGCCCGCGTTGCGTTTGACAAACTCGTCACCGAAGTGGATCTGATGACCCGCCGCAATCTGTGGCACGAACGCATTGAGGAGGCTTGACCCCATGAGCGTGAAAAAACATCTGGCCGACATCACCGCCGCCTTGGCAGACACCTCCATTCGCCCGGTCAAACCGCGTGGCAGTGGCTCGATTGGCGCACCGGTGCAGTTGGCCCAATTCTCAGCGGGCTATCAACAATTGGAAGCGGAGCTGGAGCGTCGCCGGGCCAGCGAGGGTCGGGCCTTGCAGGTGGCGCTGAACGACTTGCAGCCCAGTCCGTTTCAAACCGGAGGGATTCAAGACGAACGGGTGCAAGCCCTGGTGCGGCACCTGAGCGAGAACCGGTTGAACACGCCGATCGTGATTCGGCGCGGGTCGCTGGGTGATGGGTACGAAATCATTGCAGGGCATCACCGTGTCGCGGCGTATCGGCAATTGGGGCGTGCCCAGATTGAAGCCGTGTTGCTCGACGTGGATGACGAGGAAGCCCGTGCGCTGGTGTTCTTCGACAACCTGATGGCGCCAGACCTGTCCGACTATCACAAGTACCTCGGATTTGCCCAGCTCAAGAAAGCCACGGGGATGACGGTCGAGGCGTTGGCGCGCAAATCTGGGGTGAGCAAATC encodes the following:
- a CDS encoding ParB/RepB/Spo0J family partition protein, with amino-acid sequence MSVKKHLADITAALADTSIRPVKPRGSGSIGAPVQLAQFSAGYQQLEAELERRRASEGRALQVALNDLQPSPFQTGGIQDERVQALVRHLSENRLNTPIVIRRGSLGDGYEIIAGHHRVAAYRQLGRAQIEAVLLDVDDEEARALVFFDNLMAPDLSDYHKYLGFAQLKKATGMTVEALARKSGVSKSQIASLLSFERLPVEALALIEQAPHTVGAKLAEELGKWAQERPQAVTQAVQQVVQGQLKQAQALNWVTGAVRERAQADAPVVIRRGRQLFAQLQGRGAQLTLKFASEAHRQQLQDRMEQWLREQANQADV
- a CDS encoding ParA family protein — translated: MVKELVALTEETVIRPVTLDDLEALDEHATTMMERIKAAVFKPTGGKNAPTFNATQLAALCNRTHAAMLRLLDKAPEWGLATGVITDGQGRKLSAHRSFTLEETIDWVRHLGGLRYERRDDQPGAVVTVGFFKGGVGKTVIATSLAQGLSLKGYKVLAIDFDPQGSMTALLGGNPAAVEQEETFTPLALPPTSQGHRDSLIESIRPTYWSGVDVVAGSTGLFACEFYLPLRAMNAQAEGKRFNFLEVLQRALDPIRAEYDYIIIDTPPALSYTTMNAYWASDAILMPIVPEGLSLQSSVQFWNMFTELASTARQLSGDPKTYAWLGVVPSRVEAHKAPVQEMLKWIRMFYGEYVMTSEIPLTETIKTGSTEFATVYDIKKYVGNAKTYERARVAFDKLVTEVDLMTRRNLWHERIEEA